Genomic segment of Terriglobia bacterium:
CCGTGCGTCATGCTATCCGAGGGGGGTAAGGGCGGCAAGACACGCGTCCCCCTCGACGCGCTTCTCGCGGGCGTGCTAGCATCGCCGCTCCGCGCCGCCACGCCTCCGAGGCGCGGCTTCTCCGAGCCGATGCTCAAGACCCTTCGAATCCGCAACGTCGCGATCATCGAGGATCTCGCCGTCGACTTCGGTCCCGGGCTCAACGTTCTGACCGGAGAGACCGGTGCCGGGAAGTCCATCATCGCGGACGCCCTCGGGCTCGCCGCCGGCGACCGCGGCGATGCGGCGCGCGTGCGCACCGGCGCGGAGCGCGCGGTCGTCGAGGCGGTGTTCGCAGTCGGGGACTCGCCGTCCCTCCGCCACCTCCTGTCGGAGCGCGGGCTCGACGACGCGGGGGACGACCTCGTGGTCCGGAGGGAGGTATCGGCGTCGGGTGGAAGGGTCTTCGTCAACGGCTCCCCCACGACCCTGGCCGCCCTTCGCGAGGTCGGCGACCGGCTCGTGGAGCTGCACGGCCAGCACGAGCACCAGGACCTGCTGGAGCCGGAACGCCATCTCGCGCTGCTGGACGCGTTCGGCGGGCACGTCGATGAGGCGCGGTCGGTCGAGCGGGCTCACGCCGCCGTCCTCGCCGCCCGGGAGCGGCTCGAGCGGCTCCGCGCGTTGGCCGCCGAGTCCGTGTCGCGGGCCGACGACCTGGATCGTCGTGTCCGGGAGATCGATGCCGCGGCTCCCGAGCCCGGGGAGTCCGAGCACCTCGAGCGGGAGCGTCACGTCCTCCAGCACGCGGGCACGCTGGCGCGCCTCGTGGACGAGATGGTGGAGCTGCTCTACGAGGGAGAGCCGTCCGGAGCCTCGCTGGCCGCCGCCGCGTACCGGCGTGCCGAGGAGGCGGCCTCGATCGACCCGGTGCTCGAGGAGACGGCGAAGCGGATCGAGGCAGCCCGGATCGAGCTGCAGGACGCCGGCGCGACGCTCCGGGACTACCGCGAGCGGACCGACTTCGACCCCGCGCGGCTCGAGGCGGTGGAGGCGCGCCGCGTGCTCCTGGAGCGCCTGCGCCTCCGCTACGGCGCGGACGAGTCGGCGATCCTCGCGCATCGCGAAACGTGTGCCCGCGAGCTCCACACGCTCGGGAGCCTGGACGGCGAGACCCGTTCGGCGGAGGGGACGGTGGCGATCGAGGAGGGCAGGTACCTCGAGGCGGCGGCCGCGCTGGGCGGAGCGCGCCGCGAGGCTTCGGAGCGGCTTCGCGTCGCGGTGGAGGCGCAGCTCCGCCACCTTGCGCTCGGCCGCGCCACGCTGTCGGTGCGATTCTCCGCGGCGAGGGGCCCTCTCGTGG
This window contains:
- the recN gene encoding DNA repair protein RecN, producing the protein MLSEGGKGGKTRVPLDALLAGVLASPLRAATPPRRGFSEPMLKTLRIRNVAIIEDLAVDFGPGLNVLTGETGAGKSIIADALGLAAGDRGDAARVRTGAERAVVEAVFAVGDSPSLRHLLSERGLDDAGDDLVVRREVSASGGRVFVNGSPTTLAALREVGDRLVELHGQHEHQDLLEPERHLALLDAFGGHVDEARSVERAHAAVLAARERLERLRALAAESVSRADDLDRRVREIDAAAPEPGESEHLERERHVLQHAGTLARLVDEMVELLYEGEPSGASLAAAAYRRAEEAASIDPVLEETAKRIEAARIELQDAGATLRDYRERTDFDPARLEAVEARRVLLERLRLRYGADESAILAHRETCARELHTLGSLDGETRSAEGTVAIEEGRYLEAAAALGGARREASERLRVAVEAQLRHLALGRATLSVRFSAARGPLVGAAAGAAVPLGRRGAERAEFLLAANPGEMERPLARVASGGELSRVMLALHLVLEGAAEGRVLVFDEVDAGVAGAAADAVGSRLARLGERSQVLCVTHLPQVAAHADHHYHVLKKVVAGRTRAEAKRLGRRERVDELARMLGGREVTAASRRNAEALLAAAGDGRASGRKS